In Mercenaria mercenaria strain notata chromosome 15, MADL_Memer_1, whole genome shotgun sequence, a single genomic region encodes these proteins:
- the LOC123563591 gene encoding uncharacterized protein LOC123563591 → YEDTETKQIIGLVKQSDITDQVNVEWFMIDYEAAAWQAIREVFQRALVRGCVFHWTQRIYRQVIRLGLSATYTQGGDTYQFIRKILALPFLPSEHIPGAFTELQTLANLGAEPVNRLVDYVNSKWISGNIWRPDNWSVFRETVRTNNDVEGWHRGINSRANGSKLPFYVLVPLLRSEAEDVTITVRLVSEHIVTRTHREKYKKIHQQLFNMWDKYENQDDYSTSQLLRECSHLVGIGPIPASIDDHGDDD, encoded by the coding sequence TATGAGGACACTGAAACCAAACAAATCATTGGCTTGGTCAAACAGAGTGACATAACAGATCAGGTCAACGTAGAATGGTTCATGATAGACTACGAAGCAGCTGCATGGCAAGCCATCCGAGAAGTGTTCCAGCGTGCGCTTGTCCGTGGGTGTGTGTTTCACTGGACTCAGCGTATATACCGTCAGGTGATACGTTTGGGCCTCAGTGCAACATACACACAGGGAGGAGACACTTACCAGTTTATCAGGAAGATTCTTGCATTACCCTTCCTGCCGTCCGAGCATATACCAGGAGCCTTCACCGAGCTGCAGACCCTTGCCAACCTAGGAGCAGAGCCAGTCAACCGACTGGTGGACTATGTGAACTCTAAATGGATAAGTGGTAACATATGGCGTCCTGATAATTGGAGTGTATTCAGAGAGACTGTGAGAACAAACAATGATGTGGAGGGGTGGCACAGAGGCATCAACAGTAGAGCCAACGGGAGTAAGCTCCCGTTCTATGTGTTGGTGCCTTTGTTGCGTTCAGAGGCTGAGGATGTCACAATCACTGTCAGATTGGTATCTGAACATATTGTCACCAGGACCCACCGGGAAAAGTACAAGAAGATCCATCAGCAATTGTTCAACATGTGGGACAAATACGAGAACCAGGACGACTACTCAACATCGCAACTACTTAGAGAATGCAGCCATCTTGTCGGTATTGGACCGATACCAGCCTCCATTGATGACCACGGCGACGATGACTGA